A single region of the Massilia sp. erpn genome encodes:
- a CDS encoding SIS domain-containing protein, translated as MMLKEALSAAECVANQLANDSERYAELGRKLRSTPFSTALTVARGSSDHASNYIAYLIMARLGRVVASLPMSLVTLHKSPLITRDTLTIAVSQSGQSPDVVEPIRYFRDGGATTVALVNDIDSPLAQAAEWAMPLRAGKEQSVAATKSFITSLVAGARLVAQWQNDPELLAGLAALPEALQTATQADWTPALDVLAPAKNIMVVGRGISFPVALESALKFKETSALQAEAFSGAEIKHGPMALIEEGYPLLIFATRGPTQAGLLALADEMRGRGARVLLAAPDDVAQRDLTLPVAATPDLDPIVAIQAFYVMAAKLSAARGLDPDRPRHLSKVTKTN; from the coding sequence ATGATGCTTAAAGAAGCCCTGTCCGCCGCCGAATGCGTCGCCAACCAGTTGGCGAACGATTCGGAGCGTTACGCAGAGCTGGGACGCAAGCTGAGGAGCACGCCCTTCTCCACCGCGCTGACCGTGGCGCGCGGCAGTTCGGACCACGCGTCCAATTACATCGCCTACCTGATCATGGCGCGCCTGGGCCGCGTGGTCGCCTCGCTGCCGATGTCCCTGGTCACGCTGCACAAGTCGCCGCTGATCACGCGCGACACGCTGACCATCGCCGTCTCCCAGTCCGGCCAAAGCCCGGACGTGGTGGAACCGATCCGCTACTTCCGCGACGGCGGCGCCACCACCGTGGCCCTGGTCAACGACATCGACTCGCCGCTGGCGCAGGCCGCCGAATGGGCCATGCCGCTGCGCGCCGGCAAAGAACAGAGCGTGGCCGCCACCAAGAGCTTCATCACCTCCCTGGTTGCCGGTGCGCGCCTGGTGGCGCAATGGCAGAACGATCCCGAGCTGCTGGCCGGCCTGGCCGCGCTGCCCGAAGCCCTGCAAACCGCTACCCAGGCCGACTGGACGCCTGCCCTCGACGTGCTGGCCCCGGCCAAGAACATCATGGTGGTGGGACGCGGCATCAGCTTCCCGGTGGCGCTGGAATCGGCCCTGAAATTCAAGGAAACCTCGGCCCTGCAGGCGGAAGCCTTCAGCGGCGCGGAAATCAAGCACGGTCCGATGGCCCTGATCGAAGAAGGCTATCCGCTGCTGATCTTCGCCACCCGCGGCCCAACCCAGGCCGGTCTGCTGGCCCTGGCCGACGAGATGCGCGGCCGCGGCGCGCGCGTGCTGCTGGCCGCGCCGGACGATGTGGCGCAACGCGACCTGACCTTGCCGGTTGCCGCGACGCCGGACCTCGATCCTATCGTGGCAATCCAGGCCTTCTACGTGATGGCGGCCAAGCTGTCGGCTGCGCGCGGCCTGGACCCTGACCGTCCGCGCCACCTGAGCAAAGTCACCAAAACCAACTAA
- a CDS encoding ABC transporter substrate-binding protein, with product MKIKTMLSALMAMGCAAAVAAAPAQKIEFWTFSMKPKFTPYFDGIVKNYEAANPGVKVEWVDFPWDVIQTKLVTRIVAGTPPALVNLNVPWADEFARDGLLTAVDGLLNEEARGHYLPAALQDLNFGGKTYGFPMYSNVAVITYNTEIFKAAGIARAPRSLDEQLAFARQIAERTGKAGLCPALAKIDGLMMQQGLPVIANGRAVFNSPAHVALIRKLADTYKAGGLLKDSLFAEDNFPAAIAAYKGGRLGMLLAPPTAVKRIEADAKDIYAITDVAPAPLGPTGIADGGWLIHFAVPAGVDAKLLPAIGKFARYLSNDANQLEFARQASVYPAAAKAARDPFFMTVPPRAGAAEKAVAAGAVSMPHSRTLYVAGIPDYDELRRSLVKAVEAGVTGRQDIQQALDAAVAIWNKKLAKQRALTAQPVSTLVPGTKVDAPVPDTKSDTASTIDMAQLVSDLGSDPKVDTSWAVGGM from the coding sequence ATGAAAATCAAGACCATGCTGAGCGCATTGATGGCCATGGGCTGCGCCGCCGCCGTGGCGGCCGCGCCTGCGCAGAAGATCGAATTCTGGACCTTCAGCATGAAGCCCAAGTTCACACCCTACTTTGACGGCATCGTCAAAAACTACGAAGCCGCCAATCCGGGCGTGAAAGTGGAATGGGTGGACTTCCCCTGGGACGTGATCCAGACCAAATTGGTGACGCGCATCGTGGCCGGCACGCCGCCGGCCCTGGTCAACCTGAACGTGCCCTGGGCCGACGAGTTTGCGCGCGACGGCCTGCTCACCGCTGTCGACGGTCTGCTGAACGAAGAAGCGCGCGGCCACTACCTGCCCGCCGCATTGCAGGACTTGAACTTCGGCGGCAAGACCTACGGCTTCCCGATGTACAGCAATGTCGCCGTCATCACCTACAACACCGAGATATTCAAAGCCGCCGGCATCGCGCGCGCGCCGCGCAGCCTGGACGAGCAGCTCGCGTTTGCGCGCCAGATCGCCGAACGCACCGGCAAGGCCGGCCTGTGTCCCGCCCTGGCCAAGATCGACGGTTTGATGATGCAGCAAGGCCTGCCGGTGATCGCCAACGGCCGCGCCGTCTTCAATTCGCCCGCGCACGTCGCCCTGATCCGCAAGCTGGCCGATACCTACAAGGCCGGCGGTCTGCTGAAAGACAGCCTGTTCGCCGAGGACAACTTCCCCGCCGCCATCGCCGCCTACAAGGGCGGCCGGCTCGGCATGCTGCTGGCGCCGCCGACTGCGGTGAAACGCATCGAAGCCGACGCCAAGGACATCTACGCCATCACCGACGTCGCCCCCGCGCCACTGGGACCGACCGGCATTGCCGACGGCGGCTGGCTGATCCACTTCGCCGTTCCCGCGGGCGTGGATGCCAAGCTGCTGCCCGCCATCGGCAAATTCGCCCGCTACCTCAGCAACGACGCCAACCAGCTCGAATTCGCGCGGCAAGCCAGCGTGTATCCCGCCGCCGCCAAAGCCGCGCGCGATCCCTTCTTCATGACCGTGCCGCCGCGTGCCGGCGCCGCCGAAAAAGCCGTCGCCGCCGGCGCCGTCAGCATGCCCCACTCGCGCACCTTGTATGTGGCCGGTATCCCCGACTACGACGAGCTGCGCCGCTCCCTGGTCAAAGCCGTCGAAGCCGGCGTCACCGGCCGCCAGGACATCCAGCAAGCCCTCGACGCCGCCGTCGCCATCTGGAACAAAAAGCTCGCCAAGCAGCGCGCCCTTACAGCTCAGCCTGTGTCCACCCTGGTGCCAGGCACCAAAGTAGACGCCCCGGTGCCAGACACCAAATCGGACACGGCCTCGACAATTGACATGGCTCAGCTCGTGTCCGATTTGGGGTCTGACCCCAAGGTGGACACGAGCTGGGCTGTGGGGGGGATGTGA
- a CDS encoding carbohydrate ABC transporter permease: protein MRRQSLQAWLFLAPALVLLAAFSFWPVGYGSYLAFTDFSLIRPTQWVGLENFEYIFDNEMFVTGLKNSLLFLLMVPFVQVGAIALAVLVNNRLPGIRLFRAAYYVPVVTTVSVVGIMWGFMFHEQGTLNYVLTTLRLVNAPVGWLSDDTLALFCIMFVTLWRGLGWYMVMYLAALQSVPADMQEAAILDGANRWQRFWKITIPMLRPTIMVCSILSVLAALKAYQEVDVLTQGGPMNSTFTALYYAYDQGLKHLKLPRALAASFVVSVFCVGIAVLCLRYLKPKHR, encoded by the coding sequence ATGCGGCGGCAGAGTCTGCAGGCTTGGCTGTTTTTGGCGCCGGCATTGGTGTTGCTGGCGGCGTTTTCGTTTTGGCCGGTGGGCTATGGTTCGTACCTGGCCTTTACCGACTTTAGCCTGATCCGGCCGACGCAGTGGGTGGGGCTGGAGAATTTCGAGTACATCTTCGATAACGAGATGTTCGTCACGGGCCTGAAAAATTCGCTGCTGTTCCTGTTGATGGTGCCTTTTGTGCAGGTCGGGGCGATTGCGCTGGCGGTGCTGGTGAACAACCGCCTGCCGGGCATCCGCCTGTTCCGCGCGGCCTATTACGTGCCGGTGGTGACGACGGTCTCCGTGGTCGGCATCATGTGGGGCTTCATGTTCCATGAACAGGGGACGCTGAATTATGTGCTCACTACCTTGCGCCTGGTGAACGCCCCCGTGGGCTGGCTGTCGGACGATACCCTGGCCCTGTTCTGCATCATGTTCGTGACACTGTGGCGCGGCCTGGGCTGGTATATGGTGATGTATCTGGCGGCATTGCAGTCGGTGCCTGCCGATATGCAGGAGGCCGCGATCCTCGATGGCGCCAACCGCTGGCAGCGTTTCTGGAAGATCACCATCCCCATGCTGCGTCCCACCATCATGGTCTGCTCCATCCTGTCGGTGCTGGCCGCGCTGAAGGCATACCAGGAGGTGGACGTGCTGACCCAGGGCGGGCCGATGAACTCCACCTTCACCGCCCTGTACTACGCTTACGACCAGGGTCTCAAGCACCTCAAGCTGCCGCGCGCGCTGGCCGCCAGCTTTGTCGTCTCCGTATTCTGCGTCGGCATCGCCGTGCTGTGCCTGCGCTATCTGAAGCCTAAGCACCGCTGA
- a CDS encoding carbohydrate ABC transporter permease, producing the protein MKTRTFQAAGHYLLLCAIALVCVFPFWWTLVTALSTEGNIFAFPPTFWPKSPSLANFEEVFRVIPILSFFKNSVLIAAFTVFWKLVLCSLAAYPLARMQFRGRRLVFGLILATLVLPSEVNFLVNFITVTKLSLVDTYAGVILPNVVTAVAILLLKQAFEEVPQDLIDAARVDGASEWIIFSRIMLPLITPWLATVGILTAVEAWNEYIWPSIVMSKPDEFPLSVGVLYLRGTFGSSTRVIAAGTVLTILPTLAAFLFTQRFFMRGMDGAVK; encoded by the coding sequence ATGAAAACGCGCACCTTCCAGGCCGCCGGCCACTATCTTCTGCTGTGCGCGATCGCGCTGGTCTGCGTCTTCCCGTTCTGGTGGACGCTGGTGACGGCGCTTTCCACTGAGGGCAATATCTTCGCTTTCCCGCCCACCTTCTGGCCGAAGTCGCCCTCGCTGGCGAATTTCGAGGAGGTGTTCCGCGTGATTCCGATCCTGTCCTTCTTCAAGAATTCCGTGCTGATTGCCGCCTTCACCGTGTTCTGGAAGCTGGTGCTGTGCTCCCTGGCCGCCTATCCGCTGGCGCGCATGCAGTTCCGCGGCCGCCGCCTGGTGTTCGGCCTGATTCTGGCGACGCTGGTGCTGCCGTCCGAAGTGAACTTCCTGGTCAACTTCATCACGGTGACGAAACTGAGCCTGGTCGATACCTATGCCGGCGTGATCCTGCCGAATGTGGTGACGGCGGTCGCCATCCTGCTGCTGAAACAGGCTTTCGAGGAAGTGCCGCAGGATCTGATCGACGCCGCACGCGTTGACGGCGCCTCGGAATGGATCATCTTCAGCCGCATCATGCTGCCCCTGATTACGCCCTGGCTGGCGACGGTGGGCATTCTGACAGCGGTGGAAGCATGGAACGAATATATCTGGCCATCCATCGTGATGAGCAAGCCGGACGAGTTCCCGCTGTCGGTGGGTGTGCTGTATTTGCGCGGCACCTTCGGCAGCAGCACGCGCGTGATCGCCGCCGGCACGGTGCTCACCATTCTGCCGACGCTGGCAGCCTTCCTGTTCACACAAAGATTCTTCATGCGCGGCATGGACGGGGCCGTGAAGTAA
- a CDS encoding MFS transporter, whose protein sequence is MDNRTSKGRSPLTWIPTLYFAQGLPYFAVALIAGMMLKSMGVPNDDIGHWTAYIGAAWVFKPLWSPFLELASSKKLIVVSFQLIGGVCLGLVALALHLPAWMVISIVCLGLVAIASATHDIACDGCYIASLTEKQQAQYAGWTGTFFNAGRFISLGGLVILAGYLEKTQGVVPAWTAIFLILSATMITLGLYHSWALPLAPNPITDNHTVAGVARTLKDVIIAYFKKPGIWVSILFIILFRAGEAQVQTIGPLFLREARNLGGLGLSTAEVGAVYGTTGTIAFIVGSVAGGYFTSWLSLKRAILFLILAMNLPNLVFYFLSTTLPTDLTVIGIALGLEMFGYGFGFVGLILYMMQVVAPGKYQTAHYAFSTGIMQLGFVLFKWISGDIQVALGYHKFFLWVLISAVPVAILSQLIPMNSREKSVTEAPQQQAAAAS, encoded by the coding sequence ATGGACAACCGTACATCCAAAGGCCGCAGCCCGCTGACCTGGATACCCACCCTGTATTTCGCGCAGGGGCTGCCCTACTTCGCGGTGGCGCTGATCGCCGGCATGATGTTGAAGAGCATGGGCGTGCCGAACGACGATATCGGGCACTGGACCGCTTATATCGGCGCGGCCTGGGTCTTCAAGCCGCTGTGGAGCCCCTTCCTCGAACTGGCCAGCAGCAAGAAGCTGATCGTGGTCAGCTTCCAGCTGATCGGCGGCGTCTGTCTCGGCCTGGTGGCGCTGGCCCTGCACCTGCCGGCATGGATGGTGATCAGCATCGTCTGCCTTGGCCTGGTGGCGATCGCCTCGGCCACCCACGATATCGCCTGCGACGGCTGCTACATCGCCAGCCTGACCGAGAAGCAGCAGGCGCAGTACGCCGGCTGGACCGGCACCTTCTTCAACGCCGGCCGCTTCATTTCGCTGGGCGGCCTGGTGATCCTGGCCGGCTATCTGGAAAAGACCCAGGGCGTGGTGCCGGCATGGACCGCGATCTTCCTGATCCTGTCGGCCACCATGATCACGCTCGGCCTGTACCACAGCTGGGCGCTGCCGCTGGCGCCCAATCCGATCACCGACAACCACACCGTGGCCGGCGTGGCGCGCACGCTGAAGGACGTGATCATCGCTTACTTCAAGAAACCGGGCATCTGGGTTTCCATCCTCTTCATCATCCTGTTCCGCGCCGGCGAAGCCCAGGTGCAGACCATCGGCCCGCTGTTCCTGCGCGAGGCGCGCAATTTGGGTGGCCTGGGCCTGAGCACGGCCGAAGTGGGCGCCGTGTACGGCACCACCGGCACCATCGCCTTCATCGTCGGCAGCGTGGCTGGCGGCTACTTCACGTCCTGGCTTAGCCTGAAGCGCGCCATTCTCTTCCTGATCCTGGCGATGAATCTGCCGAACCTGGTGTTCTACTTCCTGTCCACCACCCTGCCGACCGACCTGACCGTCATCGGCATCGCCCTCGGCCTGGAAATGTTCGGCTATGGCTTCGGCTTCGTCGGCCTGATCCTGTACATGATGCAGGTGGTCGCACCGGGCAAATACCAGACCGCCCACTATGCCTTCTCGACCGGCATCATGCAGCTCGGCTTCGTGCTGTTCAAATGGATCAGCGGCGATATCCAGGTGGCGCTCGGCTATCACAAGTTCTTCCTCTGGGTGCTGATCAGCGCCGTGCCTGTGGCCATCCTGTCGCAGCTGATTCCAATGAACTCGCGGGAGAAAAGCGTAACGGAGGCGCCGCAGCAGCAGGCCGCCGCCGCGAGCTGA
- a CDS encoding ABC transporter ATP-binding protein — MASVTLKNVVKHYDNKTPVIRGIDLAIRDGEFVVFVGPSGCGKSTLLRMIAGLEEISSGELHIGERLANEVPPAQRELAMVFQSYALYPHMTVYENMAFALKLAGHKAAAVREAVERAADILQITPLLKRKPKELSGGQRQRVAIGRAIVRKPRLFLFDEPLSNLDASLRVQMRVEISRLHQELKTTMIYVTHDQVEAMTLGERIVVFNGGHIEQIGTPHELYNNPANLFVAGFLGSPKMNFIPGQIAAVGADHVAVQLPGGALVEVAVQPGEAQRGDAVTLGARAEHLTLQACGAGGANMLDVGVGHVEYLGDLSIVYTTLDGAPDMLAVKQPPEGAPLQAGSRAALHLPPERCRLFNAAGRAYARP, encoded by the coding sequence ATGGCCAGTGTCACCCTGAAAAACGTCGTCAAGCATTACGACAATAAAACCCCGGTCATCCGCGGCATCGATCTGGCCATCCGCGACGGCGAGTTCGTGGTCTTCGTCGGGCCTTCGGGCTGCGGCAAGTCCACCCTGCTGCGGATGATCGCCGGCCTGGAAGAGATCAGCTCCGGCGAGCTGCATATCGGCGAGCGCCTGGCCAATGAGGTACCGCCGGCCCAGCGCGAGCTGGCCATGGTGTTCCAGTCCTATGCGCTGTATCCGCATATGACGGTGTACGAGAATATGGCGTTCGCGCTCAAGCTGGCCGGCCACAAGGCGGCGGCCGTGCGCGAGGCCGTTGAACGCGCCGCCGACATCCTGCAGATCACGCCGCTGCTCAAGCGCAAGCCGAAGGAGCTGTCCGGCGGCCAGCGCCAGCGCGTGGCCATTGGCCGCGCTATCGTGCGCAAGCCGCGCCTGTTCCTGTTCGACGAGCCACTGTCCAATCTCGACGCCAGCCTGCGGGTGCAGATGCGGGTGGAGATCAGCCGCCTGCACCAGGAGCTGAAGACCACCATGATCTATGTGACCCACGACCAGGTCGAGGCCATGACCCTGGGCGAGCGCATCGTGGTCTTCAACGGCGGGCATATCGAGCAGATCGGCACGCCGCATGAGCTGTACAACAATCCGGCCAACCTCTTTGTGGCGGGCTTCCTCGGCTCGCCGAAGATGAATTTCATCCCCGGCCAGATCGCCGCCGTGGGCGCCGACCATGTGGCGGTTCAGCTGCCGGGCGGCGCGCTGGTAGAGGTGGCCGTCCAGCCGGGCGAGGCGCAACGCGGCGACGCCGTGACCCTGGGCGCGCGCGCCGAGCACCTGACCTTGCAAGCCTGCGGGGCCGGCGGCGCGAATATGCTGGACGTGGGCGTGGGCCATGTGGAATACCTGGGCGACCTGTCCATCGTCTACACCACGCTGGATGGTGCACCCGACATGCTGGCCGTGAAACAGCCGCCGGAAGGTGCGCCTTTGCAGGCCGGCAGCCGCGCCGCCCTGCACCTGCCGCCCGAGCGCTGCCGGCTGTTCAATGCCGCTGGACGGGCCTATGCGCGCCCGTAA
- a CDS encoding DUF5009 domain-containing protein has translation MPHSSASPAFSATKAQSRPPHASATTARRLLSLDAFRGFVILAMIWVNYIAGMPGIPPWLEHASAKADGFTLPDLVFPGFLFIVGIAIPLSLHKSIGHFSLPLLGRLAWRAGSLMLAGVVLANAYRYDAAHALLPRAWYFLLFYVAMILLWRQTAQRSWSFWAGVLLMLFLLASFRGTLNAEFSSVYLQHSWWGILGMIGWAYLLCSLIYLAARGHGAALMGALAALIVLYMGCKAGALAGVQQAVNGFVNLPEVLGSTAANVLAGTLVGNLFVAQSAGHRQRIRFMFLFALGLLLCGLLLRPYHGINKIQATESYTLVCSGIVLGLFLLFYIVIDVWQWQGWCVILLPAGANALFAYIAPDLWEQFAAVLHLPRIWWPYLHSGGIPGLLNAAAMTLAIMALVATANRAGFKLRF, from the coding sequence ATGCCTCATTCCTCCGCTTCGCCTGCCTTTTCCGCCACCAAGGCGCAGAGCCGCCCTCCGCACGCCAGCGCCACAACGGCGCGGCGCCTGCTCAGCCTTGATGCTTTCCGCGGCTTCGTGATTCTCGCCATGATCTGGGTGAACTATATCGCGGGCATGCCGGGCATCCCGCCTTGGCTGGAGCATGCCAGTGCCAAGGCCGACGGCTTCACCCTGCCCGATCTGGTCTTCCCCGGCTTCCTCTTCATCGTCGGCATCGCCATTCCGCTCTCGCTGCACAAGTCCATCGGCCACTTCTCGCTGCCGCTGCTGGGCCGCTTGGCGTGGCGCGCGGGCAGCCTGATGCTTGCCGGCGTGGTGCTGGCCAACGCTTACCGCTATGATGCGGCGCATGCGCTGCTGCCGCGCGCCTGGTATTTTCTGCTGTTCTACGTAGCGATGATCCTGCTGTGGCGTCAGACGGCGCAGCGCAGCTGGAGTTTTTGGGCTGGCGTGCTGCTGATGCTCTTCCTGCTCGCCAGCTTTCGCGGCACGCTGAATGCGGAATTCAGCAGCGTGTATCTGCAGCATAGCTGGTGGGGCATACTCGGCATGATCGGTTGGGCTTATCTGCTGTGCAGCCTGATCTACCTGGCCGCGCGCGGCCATGGTGCGGCGCTGATGGGCGCCCTCGCCGCGCTGATCGTACTGTATATGGGCTGCAAGGCCGGTGCGCTGGCCGGGGTGCAGCAGGCGGTGAATGGCTTCGTCAACCTGCCCGAGGTATTGGGTTCCACCGCGGCCAATGTGCTGGCCGGCACGCTGGTCGGCAATCTGTTCGTGGCGCAATCAGCCGGACACCGTCAGCGCATCCGCTTCATGTTCCTCTTTGCGCTTGGCCTGTTGCTGTGCGGCCTGCTCCTGCGGCCCTACCACGGCATCAACAAGATTCAGGCGACGGAGAGCTATACCCTGGTCTGTTCAGGCATCGTGCTTGGCCTGTTCCTGCTGTTCTATATCGTGATCGATGTGTGGCAGTGGCAGGGATGGTGCGTCATCCTGCTGCCGGCGGGAGCCAACGCGCTGTTCGCCTATATCGCGCCGGACCTCTGGGAGCAATTCGCGGCCGTGCTGCATCTGCCGCGCATCTGGTGGCCATATCTGCACAGCGGCGGCATTCCCGGACTGCTGAACGCCGCCGCCATGACGCTGGCCATAATGGCGCTGGTGGCCACCGCCAACCGCGCCGGTTTCAAACTGCGCTTCTAG